The Xanthomonas sp. DAR 80977 nucleotide sequence ACGAAGGCCAGCAGGTCGAACGCCCAGGCGTGGGCGATGCCGCTGGCGCCGAGCAGCGCGACCGGATGCGACCACGGCAGGTAGCCCGGCAGCGCGAGTCCGAAGCCCACGACCGCGGCCACCGCGGCGACCGCCAGCAGCGGTCCTGCGTAGCGCAGCGCCTGATCGTATCGGTTGCTCATCGTGTCTCCCGGCAGCTGCGTCGGTGCGCCAAACCCCCATTGTCGCCGCTGCCGCCGCGGCTGGCACCCCGCCTGCCCGGCGCGGCGGCGATCGCCGCGGCGTCCTCGCTCGCCGCCCATGCAGCGCGCCGCGCAGGCCGTCGCCCGCCTGCGCACCCTTGCGTCGCCGCCGGTCTGCCACCATAGAAGCCATCTTCTTCGCCTGCCACGATGAGCCCCCATGTCCGACATGCCCCACGTTTTCGACGCCAAGACCGAGACCTTCGAAGCCGAGGTCCTGCAGAAATCGCTGCAGACCCCGGTGCTGGTGGACTTCTGGGCGCCCTGGTGCGGGCCGTGCAAGACCCTGAGCCCGATCCTGGAGAAGCTGGCCGCCGAGTACCACGGCGCGTTCGAACTGGCCAAGGTCGACGTGGACCAGGAACAGCAGATCGCCGCCGCATTCCAGATCCGCTCGGTGCCGACCGTGTTCCTGGTCAAGGACGGGCAACTGGTCGACGGCTTCCCCGGCGCCATGCCCGAGGGCCAGCTGCGCGAGTTCCTGACCCAGCACGGCATCGCGCCGCTGCCGGCGCCGGCCGAGGCGCAGGAGGACGCGCCCGCCGCGCCGCTGGATCCGCACGCCGAGGTGCTGCGCCTGCGCGAGGCGGTGGCGGCCGAGCCGGACAAGGACGAACTGAAGCTGGACCTGGCGCTGGCGCTGGTGAAGACCGGCGCCGCCGCCGAGGCGGAGACGCTGATCGACGCGCTGCCGGCCAACCTGGCCACCGACGAGCGCGCGGTGCGCGCGCGGGCACGGCTGGGCTTCGTCGGCGCGCTGCAGGCGGCACCGCCGGCGGAAACGCTGCAGGCGGCGCTCGCGCAGGACCCGGCCGACCTCAAGGCGCGCTACCTGCTGGGCGTGCAACGCCTGATCGCCGGCGACGACGAGGCCGCGCTGGAGCAGTTCCTGGAGATGCTGCGGCAGGACCGCGGCTTCGAGGAGGGCCTACCCAAGAAGTCGCTGATCGACGCGTTCCGGGTGATCGAGGACGAGGACCTGGTCGGCCGCTACCGGCGCAAGATGTCGGCGCTGCTGTTCTGAGCCGCGCGGAACGCGGCCACCGGCCCGTCCATCGCGGCCGGCCGCCGCGTTCCATGCCGCGCGGGAACTGCGGCGGCCGCCCACCATACCCATGCGAATGGTAAGCTCGGCCTCCCCTAGCGCCGCCTGCCATCCGCAATGAAAGCCTCCCTGTTCCGCCTGGGCCTGAACCTGTGGCCGCCGTTCCTGTTCGCCGGCATCCACCTGGCGGAACTGAGCCAGGACTACCGCTACGCGCGGGTCGAGCTGCGCATGCGGCCGTGGAACCGCAACTACGTCGGTACCCATTTCGGCGGCAGCCTGTTCGCGATGACCGATCCGTTCTGGATGCTGCTGACGATGCAGAACCTGGGCGGCGCCTACTACGTCTGGGACAAGGCCGGCAGCATCGAGTTCGTGCGCCCTGGGCGCGGCACCGTGACCGCGCAGTTCCGCCTGGACGAGGCGATGCTGGACGACGTGCGCCAGGCCACCGCCGGCGGCGACAAGTACCTGCGCTGGTTCGACAACGAGATCCTCGACGCGCAGGGCGAAGTGGTGGCGCGCACACGCAAGCAGCTCTACGTCAAGCGCAAGCCGGCACGCTAGCAGGGTCACCCTGCGCTTGCGGAGACGGTTCCCCAATCGCACCTGCACGGAGTGAGGCTTCTTAGCCGCTGCCGTACCGGCCGGCGCGGTGCGCCGCTACACTAGGCGGATGTCGCCCGATACCCCCGCTCCGCACCCCCGCCCGTCCCTGCAACGGCTGTTCTTCACCGGCCTGCTGACCCTGTTGCCGATCTGGCTGACCTGGGTCGTGGTCAAGTTCGTGTTCGTGCTGCTGTCGGGCATCAGCAGCCCGTGGGTGCTGCCGCTGTCGGCGCGCATCGCCGCCTCGTTCCCGCACGAGATGGGCTGGGCCACCGCGCTGTGGGTGCAGAACACCATCGCCCTGATCGCCACCCTGGCGGTGATCCTGCTGGTCGGCATCCTCAGCCGGCGCGTGATCGGGCAGCGCCTGCTGCGCTGGTTCGAGGCGGTCATGCGCCGCATCCCGCTGGCCAGCGTGGTCTACGACAGCGCGCGCAAGCTGCTGGACATCCTGCAGACCCAGCCCGGCAGCACCCAGCGCGTGGTGCTGATCGACTTCCCGCACCGCGACATGAAGTCGGTCGGCCTGGTGACGCGGGTGATCAAGGAACAGGGCACCGGCCGCGAACTGGCCGCGGTGTACGTGCCGACCACGCCGAACCCGACCTCCGGCTACCTGGAGATCGTGCCGGTGGAGCTGCTGACCCCGACCGACTGGAGCGTGGACCAGGCGATGAGCTTCATCATCTCCGGCGGCGCGGTGGCGCCGGACAGCGTGCCCTTCACCCGCACCATGGACCGCTGAGGGAGACCGCGATGCGCAACGGCACGCTCGACGATCGCGCCGTTCGCCTGTTCATCGGCCTAGCCGCGTTCTTCTGCGTCAATGCCGCGCTCGCCGAATTCATCGGGGTCAAGATCTTCGCGCTGGAGGACACCCTCGGCATCGCGCCGCTGAACTGGAACCTGTTCGGCCAGAGCGGCTCGATGAACTTCACCGCCGGCACGCTGCTGTGGCCGCTGGTGTTCATCCTCACCGACACCATCAACGAGTTCTTCGGCCGCCGCGGGGTGCGTTTCATCTCCTGGCTGGCGGTGGCGCTGATCGGC carries:
- the trxA gene encoding thioredoxin codes for the protein MSDMPHVFDAKTETFEAEVLQKSLQTPVLVDFWAPWCGPCKTLSPILEKLAAEYHGAFELAKVDVDQEQQIAAAFQIRSVPTVFLVKDGQLVDGFPGAMPEGQLREFLTQHGIAPLPAPAEAQEDAPAAPLDPHAEVLRLREAVAAEPDKDELKLDLALALVKTGAAAEAETLIDALPANLATDERAVRARARLGFVGALQAAPPAETLQAALAQDPADLKARYLLGVQRLIAGDDEAALEQFLEMLRQDRGFEEGLPKKSLIDAFRVIEDEDLVGRYRRKMSALLF
- a CDS encoding DUF4442 domain-containing protein; the encoded protein is MKASLFRLGLNLWPPFLFAGIHLAELSQDYRYARVELRMRPWNRNYVGTHFGGSLFAMTDPFWMLLTMQNLGGAYYVWDKAGSIEFVRPGRGTVTAQFRLDEAMLDDVRQATAGGDKYLRWFDNEILDAQGEVVARTRKQLYVKRKPAR
- a CDS encoding DUF502 domain-containing protein; translated protein: MSPDTPAPHPRPSLQRLFFTGLLTLLPIWLTWVVVKFVFVLLSGISSPWVLPLSARIAASFPHEMGWATALWVQNTIALIATLAVILLVGILSRRVIGQRLLRWFEAVMRRIPLASVVYDSARKLLDILQTQPGSTQRVVLIDFPHRDMKSVGLVTRVIKEQGTGRELAAVYVPTTPNPTSGYLEIVPVELLTPTDWSVDQAMSFIISGGAVAPDSVPFTRTMDR